A region of the Kaistia geumhonensis genome:
CGCATCTGCCGCGGCCGGGCGAGACCGTGCCCGGTTCGGATTACGAGCTGATCCCGGGCGGCAAGGGCGCCAACCAGGCGCTCGCGGCACGGCGGGCCGGCGCGTCGGTGCGCATGGTCGGGGCGGTCGGCGGCGACGACATGGCGGCGATCGCGCTGGCCGAACTGGAGCGCGACGGCGTCGATCTCGGCGCGCTGGTGCGGCGCGGCCCGACGACCGGCATGGCGGTGATCACGGTGGATTCGCATGCCGAGAACACCATCGTGCTCTCGCCGGGGGCCAATGCGCGCCTGAAGGCATCCGATCTCGACGCCGTTCGCCCGGGCGCCGGCGATACGCTGCTCCTTCAGATGGAAGTGCCCTTCGCGGAGAGCCTCGCTGCGGCGCGGGCCGCCCGGGCCGCGGGCGCGCGTGTGCTTCTGTCGATCGCGCCCTTCCTGCCGATCGAACGCGAGGCGCTCGCAGAGGCGGACATCATCCTCGTCAACGAGACGGAAGCCGCCGATCTCGCGCGCCATCTCGGCCTCCCCGTCGGTTCCGGCGGCGCGGAGACGGTGGCGACCCTCTCCGGGGCGCTCGGATGCGCGGTCATTGCCACGCTCGGTGCCGAGGGGGCCGTCGCCGCGAGCGAGGGCGCGACCATCGCCGTTCCGGCGCTCGAAGTGGTTCCCGTGGACACCACCGGGGCGGGAGACACCTTCGCCGGCGTGCTTGCGGCTCTGCTCGACCAGGGCGAGAGCCTCGAGACGGCGCTGCAGTTCGCCGCGGCGGCCGGATCGCTGTCCTGCACGAAGGCGGGAGCCCAGCCCAGTTTCCCGCGCCGCGCCGCCATCGAGGAGGCGCTGGCCGGAGCCCCTTCTTTTCCGTGACAAGCGGCCGGCACTTCCTGTAGAGATTCCATTCAGTTCACCAGTGAATGAATTCTGCGTCCGTGGGCGTCGTTTCCATTGCGGCGGCCAGCCGCGATCCCGATATGCCGTCTGACACCAGGCCGAACGCCAGCCGATCGAGAACCCGATGACCGCCACCACGACAGCTCCGCCCCGCACGCTTCGCCTCAACGCCGCCGACAATGTGCGCGTCGCGATCGACACCATCATGCCGGGCACGCTCGTCGAGGGCATCGCCGCGGTCCAGCGCATCCCCAAGGGCCACAAGATGGCGATCGCCGGGATCGCGGAAGGCGCGCCGGTGCTGAAGTTCGGCCAGATCATCGGTTTCGCGAAGCAGCCGATCGCGCCCGGCGAGCACATTCACGAGCACAATTGCGGCATGCACGACTTCGACCGCGATTATCAGTTCGCGGAAGGGGCTCATGACGACGGCATGCTGCCGGAGAGCGAGCGCCGCACCTTCGAGGGCTACAAGCGTCCGAACGGCAAGGTCGGCACGCGCAACTATATCGGCGTCCTGACCAGCGTGAACTGCTCGGCCACCGTCGCGCGCCATATCGCCGAAGCGTTCAACCGCTCGGGCCTGCTCGATGCGTTCCCCAATGTCGACGGCGTCGTGCCCTTCGTGCATGGCACCGGCTGCGGCATGGGCGGCTCCGGCGAGGGCTACGAGACGCTCGAGCGCACGCAGTGGGGCTATGCCAGCCATCCCAACCTCGCCGGCGTGCTG
Encoded here:
- a CDS encoding ribokinase, coding for MITVFGSINIDLVCRTAHLPRPGETVPGSDYELIPGGKGANQALAARRAGASVRMVGAVGGDDMAAIALAELERDGVDLGALVRRGPTTGMAVITVDSHAENTIVLSPGANARLKASDLDAVRPGAGDTLLLQMEVPFAESLAAARAARAAGARVLLSIAPFLPIEREALAEADIILVNETEAADLARHLGLPVGSGGAETVATLSGALGCAVIATLGAEGAVAASEGATIAVPALEVVPVDTTGAGDTFAGVLAALLDQGESLETALQFAAAAGSLSCTKAGAQPSFPRRAAIEEALAGAPSFP